A stretch of Thermococcus bergensis DNA encodes these proteins:
- a CDS encoding V-type ATP synthase subunit A encodes MGRIIRVTGPLVVADEMRGSRMYEVVRVGELGLIGEIIRLEGDKAVIQVYEETAGVRPGEPVVGTGASLSVELGPGLLTSIYDGIQRPLEILREKSGDFIGRGLTAPALPRDKKWHFTPKVKVGDKVVSGDIIGVVPETSIIEHKIMVPPGIEGEIVEIAEEGDYTIEEVIAKVKTPDGEIKELKMYQRWPVRVKRPYKEKLPPAVPLITGQRTIDTFFPQAKGGTAAIPGPFGSGKCVDGNTLVLTEEFGLVKIKELYEKLDGKGRKTVEGNEEWTELETPVTVYGYRNGRIVGIKATHIYKGISSGMIEIRTRTGRKIKVTPIHKLFTGRVTKDGLALEEVMAMHIKPGDRIAVVKKIDGGEYVKLTTSPDFRKSRKIKVPEVLDEDLAEFLGYLIADGTLKPRTVAIYNNDESLLKRANFLSTKLFGINGKIVQERTVKALLIHSKPLVDFFRKLGIPESKKARNWKVPRELLLSPPSVVKAFINAYIVCDGYYHERKGEIEITTASEEGAYGLSYLLAKLGIYATFRKKQIKGKEYYRIAISGKTNLEKLGIKRETRGYTNIDIVPVEVESIYNALGRPYSELKGEGIEIHNYLNGENMTYETFRKFAKLVGLEEVAENHLKHILFDEVVEVKYIPEPQEVYDITTETHNFVGGNMPTLLHNTVTQHQLAKWSDAEVVVYIGCGERGNEMTDVLEEFPKLKDPRTGKPLMERTVLIANTSNMPVAAREASIYTGITIAEYFRDMGYNVALMADSTSRWAEALREISGRLEEMPGEEGYPAYLASKIAEFYERAGRVRTLGSDGRIGSVSVIGAVSPPGGDLSDPVVQNTLRVVKVFWALDADLARRRHFPAINWLTSYSLYVDSIKDWWHKNVDPEWKAMRDEAMALLQKESELEEIVRIVGPDALPERERAILLVARMIREDYLQQDAFHEVDTYCPPKKQITMMKVILNFYHYTMRAIDMGVPVEEIAKLPVREEIGRMKYNPNVEEIASLMKKTEEQFEELFKKYGE; translated from the coding sequence ATGGGAAGGATAATTAGAGTTACCGGACCATTAGTTGTGGCTGATGAGATGAGAGGCTCGAGAATGTATGAGGTCGTTAGAGTTGGAGAACTTGGGCTTATTGGAGAGATAATTAGACTGGAAGGAGACAAAGCTGTTATCCAAGTTTATGAAGAAACTGCAGGAGTTAGGCCCGGTGAACCCGTTGTCGGGACGGGAGCCTCTTTGAGTGTTGAGCTTGGTCCAGGGTTGTTAACCTCAATCTACGATGGAATACAGAGACCTCTAGAAATCTTGAGAGAGAAAAGCGGAGATTTCATAGGAAGAGGACTTACCGCTCCAGCATTGCCGAGGGACAAAAAGTGGCACTTCACACCAAAGGTAAAGGTAGGCGATAAAGTCGTCAGCGGAGACATAATTGGTGTTGTTCCCGAAACGAGCATCATAGAGCACAAAATAATGGTACCGCCCGGGATTGAAGGCGAGATAGTAGAGATTGCTGAAGAGGGAGATTACACGATAGAAGAAGTCATTGCAAAGGTTAAAACCCCAGACGGGGAGATAAAGGAGCTTAAGATGTACCAAAGATGGCCCGTTAGAGTTAAAAGACCATACAAAGAGAAACTCCCTCCAGCGGTTCCGCTAATTACTGGTCAGAGAACCATCGATACTTTCTTCCCTCAGGCAAAAGGAGGAACCGCTGCAATTCCGGGACCATTTGGTAGCGGTAAATGTGTGGATGGGAATACTTTAGTGCTTACTGAGGAGTTTGGCTTAGTCAAAATAAAGGAACTCTATGAAAAGCTCGACGGAAAAGGAAGAAAAACTGTTGAAGGAAATGAAGAATGGACTGAACTCGAAACGCCAGTAACTGTCTATGGCTACAGAAACGGCAGGATAGTGGGGATTAAAGCTACCCACATCTACAAGGGAATCTCCTCTGGAATGATTGAGATCAGAACGAGAACAGGAAGGAAGATAAAGGTTACTCCAATTCACAAGCTGTTTACGGGCAGAGTAACGAAAGATGGCCTTGCCCTTGAGGAAGTAATGGCCATGCATATAAAGCCTGGAGACAGAATAGCTGTCGTGAAGAAAATAGACGGCGGTGAGTACGTTAAACTCACAACATCTCCAGACTTCAGAAAGAGCAGAAAGATTAAAGTTCCGGAGGTTCTTGATGAGGATCTAGCAGAGTTCCTTGGATATCTGATTGCAGATGGCACCTTAAAGCCAAGAACTGTTGCAATTTACAACAATGACGAGTCTCTGCTTAAGAGAGCAAACTTCCTTTCCACAAAGCTCTTTGGAATTAATGGTAAGATAGTTCAGGAAAGGACGGTCAAAGCATTGCTAATCCACAGCAAGCCTTTAGTTGACTTTTTCAGAAAGCTGGGAATCCCAGAAAGTAAGAAGGCTAGAAACTGGAAAGTTCCTAGAGAACTTCTACTTTCACCGCCTAGCGTAGTTAAAGCGTTCATAAACGCATACATTGTCTGTGACGGTTACTATCACGAAAGAAAAGGCGAAATTGAAATAACAACAGCATCCGAAGAAGGAGCTTACGGACTGAGCTATCTGCTCGCAAAGCTTGGAATCTATGCAACGTTCAGGAAAAAGCAGATAAAAGGTAAGGAGTACTACAGAATTGCCATAAGCGGAAAGACTAACCTCGAAAAGTTGGGAATTAAAAGGGAAACAAGAGGGTACACGAACATTGACATAGTTCCAGTTGAGGTTGAAAGTATATACAATGCATTAGGGAGACCGTATAGTGAACTAAAGGGAGAGGGAATTGAGATTCACAACTACTTAAACGGGGAAAACATGACGTACGAGACTTTCAGGAAGTTTGCCAAGCTTGTAGGTCTTGAAGAGGTAGCCGAGAATCACCTCAAGCACATTCTTTTTGATGAAGTAGTTGAAGTTAAATACATTCCCGAGCCTCAAGAAGTGTATGACATAACAACTGAAACCCACAATTTCGTTGGAGGTAATATGCCAACATTGCTTCACAATACAGTAACACAGCACCAATTAGCCAAGTGGAGTGATGCTGAAGTTGTAGTATACATTGGTTGTGGCGAGAGAGGAAACGAGATGACGGATGTTCTTGAAGAGTTCCCCAAGCTGAAAGACCCGAGAACAGGCAAACCATTGATGGAGAGAACCGTTCTCATAGCAAACACCTCAAACATGCCCGTTGCTGCTAGAGAAGCCTCTATTTATACGGGAATTACAATAGCAGAGTATTTCAGAGATATGGGTTATAACGTAGCTTTAATGGCAGATTCAACTTCAAGATGGGCCGAAGCTTTGAGAGAAATCTCAGGAAGACTTGAGGAAATGCCCGGTGAAGAAGGTTATCCAGCTTACCTAGCTTCAAAGATAGCCGAATTCTATGAAAGAGCCGGAAGGGTTAGAACGTTAGGAAGTGACGGTAGAATTGGAAGTGTAAGCGTTATTGGAGCTGTTTCTCCGCCAGGTGGTGATTTGAGCGATCCTGTCGTACAGAACACTCTAAGAGTCGTTAAGGTCTTCTGGGCTTTGGACGCTGATCTGGCGAGGAGGAGGCATTTCCCGGCAATTAACTGGCTTACGAGCTATTCTCTCTATGTGGACTCTATAAAAGACTGGTGGCACAAAAACGTTGACCCAGAATGGAAGGCGATGAGAGATGAAGCAATGGCACTCCTGCAGAAGGAATCTGAGCTTGAGGAGATAGTTAGAATAGTGGGCCCAGATGCATTACCAGAGAGAGAAAGAGCTATCCTTCTCGTAGCAAGGATGATCAGAGAGGATTACCTCCAGCAAGACGCCTTCCACGAGGTTGACACGTACTGTCCTCCAAAGAAGCAGATAACAATGATGAAAGTTATACTCAACTTCTACCACTATACAATGAGGGCAATAGATATGGGAGTTCCGGTAGAGGAAATTGCAAAGCTTCCTGTTAGAGAGGAGATAGGAAGAATGAAGTACAATCCAAACGTTGAGGAAATAGCTTCACTAATGAAGAAAACAGAAGAGCAGTTTGAGGAGCTCTTTAAGAAATACGGGGAGTGA
- a CDS encoding V-type ATP synthase subunit F, whose product MKIVVLGDKDTALGFRLAGVHEAYSFGETMHELERAKNKLKELIEREDVGVILITERLAQKVEIPDVTFPIILQIPDKYGSLYGEEQLREIVRKAIGVEIKR is encoded by the coding sequence ATGAAAATAGTGGTTCTTGGAGATAAGGACACCGCACTCGGTTTTAGACTTGCAGGAGTTCACGAAGCGTACTCATTTGGAGAAACTATGCATGAGTTAGAAAGAGCAAAAAATAAACTAAAAGAACTCATAGAAAGGGAAGATGTTGGTGTAATTCTGATAACAGAACGGCTGGCACAAAAAGTTGAAATTCCTGACGTGACTTTCCCGATAATCCTTCAAATTCCTGATAAGTATGGATCACTCTATGGTGAGGAACAATTGAGGGAAATCGTTAGAAAAGCCATAGGTGTAGAGATAAAGAGGTGA
- a CDS encoding V-type ATP synthase subunit C — MEVSTITAILDTSLAIIFTWVAYKTGQILWKYTPYSYPNARIRAMEARLFTEQKFNELAESKTLNNFIMNLEDTDYKPYLTSLPALNSESIDRALDKALTDTYGLFFKILPKRTREFFKLLLEEWDVRNITSSVKAKLRGEVARDYINEIGTMVEKVKAIADAKSFEEILVILEGTEYEEAYQKLLLKEITPEEFETELYKNHYLKLSKYAATRKDEEKTILQEFVSLKIDKINLSTILRGKAHGLGADKLKNSLILGGKIKRKTLEALANMEDVEMVLAELDSTEYSGIIREHREEILEDISAFERAFDRYILQRMAELTRFYPLSIAVPLSYILQKESEIRKLKAIAKLIEDGVKPEIIKKVVGELP; from the coding sequence GTGGAAGTTAGCACCATAACAGCAATTCTTGACACAAGTTTGGCTATCATATTTACATGGGTAGCCTACAAAACCGGACAAATTTTGTGGAAGTACACCCCATATTCATACCCAAACGCTAGAATCAGGGCAATGGAGGCGAGGCTTTTCACAGAGCAGAAGTTCAACGAGTTAGCGGAATCAAAGACCCTGAATAACTTTATCATGAACCTAGAGGACACAGATTACAAGCCGTACTTAACCTCTCTTCCAGCTTTGAACTCCGAAAGCATAGATAGAGCCCTTGACAAAGCTTTGACAGACACATATGGACTTTTCTTTAAAATCCTCCCCAAGAGGACAAGAGAGTTCTTCAAACTTCTCCTTGAAGAATGGGACGTTAGGAACATAACTTCTTCTGTTAAAGCAAAGCTAAGGGGAGAAGTTGCTAGGGATTACATAAACGAAATTGGCACAATGGTTGAAAAAGTGAAGGCCATTGCTGATGCAAAGAGCTTTGAGGAAATACTCGTTATACTGGAAGGGACGGAATATGAGGAGGCTTATCAAAAGCTCTTACTAAAGGAGATAACACCAGAGGAGTTTGAAACAGAACTTTACAAAAACCACTATCTGAAGCTCTCCAAATATGCAGCGACAAGAAAAGATGAGGAAAAGACAATTCTGCAGGAGTTCGTGAGCCTAAAAATCGACAAGATAAACCTAAGCACGATACTTAGAGGAAAGGCACATGGGCTAGGGGCTGATAAACTTAAAAATTCTCTGATACTTGGAGGCAAGATCAAGAGGAAGACCCTTGAGGCTCTTGCAAACATGGAAGATGTCGAGATGGTTCTGGCAGAGTTAGACTCCACAGAGTACTCGGGGATAATAAGGGAGCACAGAGAAGAGATACTGGAGGACATTTCGGCATTTGAGAGGGCATTTGATAGGTACATACTTCAAAGAATGGCGGAGCTGACGAGATTCTATCCATTGAGTATTGCAGTGCCCTTAAGCTATATTCTCCAAAAAGAAAGTGAAATACGGAAGCTTAAAGCAATAGCAAAGCTAATAGAGGACGGTGTAAAACCAGAAATCATAAAGAAAGTAGTAGGTGAACTGCCATGA
- a CDS encoding V-type ATP synthase subunit E, with amino-acid sequence MEGAKLIIEEINREAELKIKYILEEAEKKAEELRKEAEKRAKAKAEWIIRKAQTQAELEKQRIIANAKLEVRRKKLALQEELINEVLKALKERLASISEEEYLEVLKELIIQGIEELGEEKVIVASNKETLALLEKHLEDIKKEAKERLGKDVEIDIGTPIETIGGVVIYNSDRSIRIDNTFEARMERFQSDLRSIIAKTLFR; translated from the coding sequence ATGGAAGGAGCAAAGCTAATTATCGAAGAGATCAACAGGGAGGCAGAGCTGAAAATAAAGTACATCTTAGAAGAGGCAGAAAAAAAGGCAGAAGAACTTAGAAAGGAGGCTGAAAAAAGAGCAAAAGCAAAAGCTGAGTGGATAATTAGAAAAGCTCAAACACAGGCAGAGCTTGAAAAGCAGAGAATAATCGCCAATGCCAAGCTTGAAGTTAGAAGGAAGAAGCTTGCACTTCAAGAGGAGTTAATTAACGAGGTTTTGAAGGCATTAAAGGAAAGACTAGCCTCAATATCGGAAGAAGAATACCTTGAAGTCCTCAAAGAGTTAATTATTCAGGGAATCGAAGAACTGGGAGAAGAGAAGGTGATAGTAGCTTCAAATAAAGAGACCCTCGCTCTATTGGAAAAACACTTGGAAGACATTAAGAAGGAGGCAAAAGAGAGACTTGGAAAGGACGTTGAAATAGACATAGGAACACCAATAGAGACCATCGGGGGAGTTGTAATATACAACTCCGATAGGAGCATAAGAATAGACAACACATTTGAGGCAAGAATGGAGAGATTTCAAAGTGATCTTCGCTCCATAATAGCAAAAACCCTGTTTAGGTGA
- a CDS encoding V-type ATP synthase subunit K (produces ATP from ADP in the presence of a proton gradient across the membrane; the K subunit is a nonenzymatic component which binds the dimeric form by interacting with the G and E subunits), whose product MEPIVYVALGAALAAGIAGAASSFGVGIAGAAAAGAVAEDEKNFRNALVLQGLPMTQSIYGLITLFLIALVSGILGGGFKFAETTTENLIKASILLGAGLTVGLTGLSAIPQGIIASAGIGAVSKNPKTFTQAIIFAAMAETMAIFGLVGALILIITGVGF is encoded by the coding sequence ATGGAGCCAATAGTTTACGTTGCATTGGGTGCCGCACTTGCGGCAGGTATAGCTGGAGCAGCCTCTTCATTTGGTGTTGGAATTGCTGGAGCTGCGGCAGCAGGAGCAGTTGCAGAGGATGAAAAGAACTTTAGAAATGCACTGGTATTACAAGGTCTCCCAATGACTCAGAGTATTTATGGGTTGATAACCCTGTTCCTAATTGCTCTCGTGTCAGGTATACTTGGAGGAGGATTTAAGTTCGCCGAAACTACCACAGAAAACCTCATTAAAGCATCCATTCTTTTGGGAGCAGGTTTAACCGTTGGACTAACCGGCCTCTCAGCAATTCCCCAGGGTATAATAGCTTCAGCTGGAATTGGAGCAGTTTCAAAGAACCCCAAGACATTCACCCAAGCGATTATATTTGCCGCTATGGCCGAGACAATGGCAATCTTTGGTCTCGTTGGGGCTTTGATCCTCATAATTACGGGAGTTGGCTTCTGA
- a CDS encoding V-type ATP synthase subunit I, producing MFKPEEMVKIEVLSLNRYKDSILTYLHEQGVLEIREIDVDVAQKDAPNEFYRKAASYTISLSRLIEFLKLYKKQEQGGIKGFIFPELKPKRKYKYRGIENLIKEIESFLENAEPEIKNIESKISSLNTEIERLKTEIETLELLSALDIEIEYLKPTKSVEIVVGFVEKDKFLPLIEELKKALDNRIAYVSRDLKGKVFVVVALLNRDYDKANPILAKYSFERIEVPEVRGKPIEAIKDLQKRIASLNKELEVAEKEARVLAEKYHDELVFYQELMENEREKANMLSNLVRTNMTFALTGWLPRKEVPKILEGLNKISRGKIYVNVRSPTPEELDEIPVKLKNPKFIEPFEMLTEMFGVPKYNELDPTPILAFTYSFFFGFMLTDFMYGLIIAVVATLLTMGHKKLNDGVYKFSNILLWSAFFTIVMGILFGSYFGDAFQRAGINVPALLDPMRGALVVLGLALAIGLLHLFIGYTLGFIVKIKNKETANAVLEQLPWMLIILGVIFLALSIAGFTSIVLGEAFLLPGIVLFVIAEIRSDLPILMRLLMTISDFFGFIGNWLSYARLMALALATAGIAMVVNIIVAMIWGIKIGPVPLGIAVGLVVFIGGHIFSTAINALGAFVHALRLHYVEFFGTFYSGEGKRFEPFKAKREVSELELEI from the coding sequence ATGTTCAAGCCAGAAGAGATGGTCAAGATAGAAGTGTTGAGTCTAAACAGATATAAGGATTCTATCTTGACTTATCTCCATGAGCAAGGCGTCCTAGAGATTCGGGAAATTGATGTAGATGTTGCCCAGAAAGACGCTCCAAATGAGTTCTATAGGAAGGCTGCGTCATATACCATTAGTCTTTCCCGCCTTATAGAGTTTTTGAAATTATATAAAAAACAGGAACAAGGCGGCATTAAAGGATTCATTTTTCCAGAATTAAAACCAAAGAGAAAATACAAATACAGAGGAATCGAGAACCTGATAAAGGAAATCGAGAGCTTTCTCGAAAATGCCGAGCCGGAAATAAAAAACATTGAGAGCAAGATATCTTCTTTAAATACTGAAATAGAAAGGCTAAAAACGGAAATAGAAACCTTAGAATTGCTCTCAGCATTGGACATTGAGATAGAATACCTCAAACCTACGAAAAGCGTTGAAATAGTTGTGGGGTTTGTTGAAAAAGACAAGTTTTTGCCTCTAATTGAAGAACTAAAAAAAGCTCTCGATAACAGAATAGCTTATGTTTCGAGAGATTTAAAGGGAAAAGTTTTTGTTGTAGTTGCCCTGTTGAATAGAGACTACGACAAAGCCAATCCAATTCTTGCGAAGTACTCATTTGAAAGAATTGAAGTCCCTGAAGTAAGAGGAAAGCCAATAGAGGCTATAAAAGATCTTCAAAAAAGAATAGCAAGTCTCAACAAGGAACTAGAAGTAGCAGAAAAAGAGGCAAGAGTTCTCGCCGAAAAATATCATGATGAGCTGGTCTTCTATCAAGAACTCATGGAGAATGAAAGGGAAAAAGCGAACATGCTGAGCAATTTGGTGAGAACGAACATGACTTTTGCCCTTACTGGGTGGTTACCGAGGAAAGAGGTTCCCAAAATCCTAGAGGGGCTTAACAAGATATCCCGCGGCAAAATCTATGTAAATGTAAGATCACCAACACCGGAGGAACTCGATGAAATACCTGTAAAGCTAAAGAATCCCAAATTCATTGAACCTTTTGAAATGCTGACTGAAATGTTTGGTGTTCCAAAATACAACGAACTGGATCCCACTCCCATATTGGCGTTCACGTATTCGTTTTTCTTTGGTTTCATGTTGACGGACTTTATGTACGGGCTGATAATAGCAGTAGTGGCTACATTGCTTACAATGGGACACAAAAAGCTCAATGACGGTGTTTATAAGTTCTCAAACATCCTCTTGTGGAGTGCATTTTTCACCATTGTAATGGGAATCCTCTTTGGCAGTTATTTTGGAGATGCTTTTCAGAGGGCAGGGATCAATGTGCCGGCACTTTTAGACCCAATGAGAGGAGCTTTAGTTGTCTTGGGACTAGCATTGGCAATTGGACTGCTTCATCTCTTTATTGGCTATACACTGGGGTTCATAGTTAAGATAAAGAACAAAGAAACGGCCAATGCAGTATTAGAACAACTTCCGTGGATGCTCATAATTTTGGGAGTAATTTTCCTTGCACTTTCAATTGCAGGATTCACGAGTATTGTACTGGGAGAGGCCTTTTTACTGCCAGGCATTGTCCTCTTTGTAATCGCTGAGATCAGAAGTGACTTGCCAATACTGATGAGGCTATTGATGACAATCTCAGACTTCTTCGGTTTCATCGGCAACTGGCTGAGCTACGCTAGGTTAATGGCATTAGCATTGGCAACAGCAGGAATAGCGATGGTAGTAAACATAATCGTGGCAATGATCTGGGGTATTAAAATAGGCCCAGTGCCTCTGGGCATAGCAGTTGGTTTGGTGGTATTTATTGGAGGACATATCTTTTCAACGGCAATAAACGCTCTCGGAGCATTTGTTCACGCTTTACGTTTGCATTATGTTGAATTTTTTGGAACGTTTTACTCAGGTGAAGGTAAGAGGTTTGAGCCCTTTAAAGCTAAAAGAGAAGTATCTGAGCTTGAATTAGAGATTTAG
- a CDS encoding V-type ATP synthase subunit H has translation METIIKEIVDAEKKAEERIEKAKEEAKMIINRAKEEAKKIEEEILKEAQEQANSLIEAKRLEGEQEAKKISEEGEKELEEIRIKATQNFEQAIEEAIKLIRGR, from the coding sequence ATGGAGACAATCATTAAAGAAATTGTGGATGCTGAAAAAAAAGCCGAAGAGAGGATTGAAAAAGCAAAAGAAGAAGCAAAGATGATAATAAACCGTGCAAAAGAAGAAGCCAAAAAAATTGAGGAAGAAATACTAAAAGAAGCCCAAGAGCAGGCGAATTCTCTTATCGAAGCAAAAAGATTGGAAGGTGAGCAGGAAGCAAAAAAGATTTCTGAAGAGGGCGAAAAAGAGCTTGAGGAGATAAGGATTAAGGCAACACAAAACTTCGAACAGGCAATTGAAGAAGCAATAAAGCTCATTAGAGGGAGATGA
- a CDS encoding potassium channel family protein, whose translation MFIVIMGAGRVGYLVAKMLENEGHDVTIIDIDKERAKELSFLVNGLVIEGDATDHKTLEEANVKQADAFAALTGRDDANILACILAKHLNPEIKTVLRISKPKNKEVFERVEDLKKYFDVVISPEEIAANYIFRSLTTPGFDRVLFPREGAEIVKFRLDDESEISEKSVKDLNLPRDSLIVAIYDEKGNLIIPSGDTKLPKKGEVVVFAKNSVLNEIKKIFEQKKNSKDQT comes from the coding sequence ATGTTCATTGTAATAATGGGTGCCGGGAGGGTTGGATACCTCGTAGCTAAAATGCTGGAAAACGAAGGGCACGACGTCACAATAATTGACATAGACAAGGAGAGAGCCAAAGAGCTCTCCTTCCTTGTTAACGGCCTGGTAATCGAAGGAGATGCAACAGATCATAAGACCTTAGAAGAGGCTAATGTGAAGCAGGCAGATGCTTTTGCGGCATTAACTGGAAGAGATGACGCAAACATATTAGCGTGCATTCTCGCAAAGCACCTAAATCCTGAGATAAAGACAGTTCTCAGGATAAGTAAACCGAAAAATAAGGAAGTCTTTGAAAGAGTTGAGGATCTAAAAAAATACTTTGATGTAGTTATAAGCCCGGAGGAAATAGCAGCTAACTACATCTTCAGGAGTTTGACAACTCCAGGGTTTGATAGGGTTTTGTTCCCTAGAGAAGGAGCAGAAATCGTTAAGTTCCGTTTGGATGATGAGAGTGAGATTTCAGAAAAGTCAGTAAAAGACCTCAACTTGCCAAGAGACTCCCTTATAGTGGCAATATATGACGAAAAGGGCAACCTAATAATCCCCTCAGGAGATACGAAACTGCCTAAAAAGGGCGAAGTGGTTGTTTTTGCTAAAAACTCAGTCCTAAACGAAATCAAAAAGATCTTTGAACAGAAGAAAAACAGTAAAGACCAGACTTGA
- a CDS encoding preprotein translocase subunit SecD — MNLKKLLLNGRVLLLILVIVGSILTIIAQGITYGLDISGGVEITVQLEKPVDEATMEEVRISLENRLNTLGVKDITLEPWGDQIIKIRVANVTEEEASSIIDTINRQGVFYAEFDGVIFATGADIKRVDQVSYEPREGAWIVPFSISKEAAEKFAQLALGKVGYPVDIFLDPPVNSTLIVSPEIYTLMNSNEFKFVPDAKPLPQRLKEAFNIDVIPYENQSVEEIAQLVQGKEKIILVDVNGELESTLKNLGIKVEKREPRAGEAADEFIKRILGLYGPYRLQEGLTTGEPHTELAISIGGSKEDIAAMGQAQVVSVVLRSGSLPVKVFVEGVNYIPPTLGEQFRKQVVQAGIVALLVVGLIVYLHYRKARIAIPVVLTSLSEVIAILGVAALIKWNLDLPSIAGIIAAIGTGVDQQIVITDELLGGAKKEKITKRSGVLKRMGRAFFVIWASATTTIVAMSFLFKFFVGGLRGFAFTTILGVLIGILITRPAYAEIAKALLNEER; from the coding sequence ATGAATCTAAAGAAGCTCCTTTTGAACGGCAGGGTTCTCTTACTCATCCTCGTTATTGTGGGGTCGATCTTAACAATAATTGCTCAGGGGATAACTTACGGTTTGGATATAAGCGGAGGCGTTGAGATAACTGTGCAGCTCGAAAAACCTGTCGATGAGGCAACTATGGAAGAGGTTAGGATTTCACTTGAGAATAGATTGAACACTCTTGGAGTTAAAGACATCACGTTAGAGCCATGGGGAGATCAGATAATTAAAATAAGAGTTGCCAACGTCACAGAAGAGGAAGCAAGCAGCATTATAGACACCATAAACCGTCAGGGTGTTTTCTACGCTGAATTCGATGGTGTTATATTTGCAACTGGGGCTGACATAAAGAGGGTTGACCAGGTAAGCTACGAGCCCAGGGAGGGAGCTTGGATTGTTCCGTTTTCAATATCCAAAGAAGCCGCAGAAAAATTTGCCCAGCTGGCACTGGGGAAAGTGGGATACCCAGTAGATATCTTTCTTGACCCACCCGTAAATTCAACCTTGATAGTTTCCCCGGAGATATATACTCTAATGAACTCAAATGAATTTAAATTTGTACCTGATGCCAAACCTCTGCCACAGAGACTTAAAGAAGCATTCAACATCGATGTGATTCCTTACGAAAACCAAAGTGTTGAGGAAATAGCCCAGCTTGTCCAGGGAAAAGAGAAAATTATCCTTGTTGACGTTAATGGAGAGCTAGAATCAACCTTGAAGAACTTGGGAATAAAAGTTGAAAAGAGAGAACCAAGGGCTGGAGAGGCTGCAGATGAATTTATTAAGAGAATACTGGGTCTTTATGGGCCATATAGGCTTCAAGAAGGACTCACCACCGGAGAACCCCATACTGAACTAGCGATTTCAATTGGGGGATCTAAAGAAGACATTGCAGCAATGGGACAGGCTCAGGTCGTTTCAGTGGTGTTAAGGAGTGGATCACTTCCAGTAAAAGTTTTTGTAGAAGGAGTTAACTACATTCCTCCCACCTTGGGAGAACAGTTTAGAAAACAAGTAGTACAAGCTGGAATAGTGGCTTTGCTTGTGGTTGGATTAATAGTCTACCTCCATTACAGAAAGGCAAGAATAGCTATTCCAGTAGTGCTTACAAGTTTAAGTGAAGTTATTGCAATTTTGGGAGTTGCAGCACTAATAAAATGGAATCTCGACCTGCCAAGTATAGCCGGTATAATAGCAGCTATAGGTACGGGAGTTGACCAGCAAATAGTCATAACAGATGAACTCCTGGGAGGAGCTAAAAAAGAAAAGATCACGAAGAGGAGCGGAGTACTGAAGAGGATGGGCAGGGCGTTCTTTGTTATCTGGGCATCAGCAACAACCACAATAGTTGCAATGAGCTTTTTATTCAAGTTTTTCGTAGGAGGCTTGAGAGGCTTCGCATTCACCACGATACTTGGAGTACTCATTGGGATACTAATAACAAGACCAGCCTACGCCGAGATAGCCAAGGCTCTCCTCAATGAAGAGAGGTGA